One genomic window of Arthrobacter sp. KBS0703 includes the following:
- a CDS encoding HAD family phosphatase yields MTSTDPQRLKAVLWDMDGTVVDTEPYWMAAQRDLAATHGVEWTADDGRSTVGQAMQVSAAMLQKHGVPMSAEEIIDELLRRVVAKLEEGIPWLPGAERILAELAAARIPSALVTMAFSPVATRVASAAPIGTFHAVVAGDMVPQGKPHPAPYLAAAELLGVDPSNCVAVEDSVSGTTSAQAAGMDVVVVPGVVQPPAAAGRHFVPSLEAVTVESLRNILRG; encoded by the coding sequence ATGACGTCAACAGACCCGCAGCGCCTCAAAGCCGTTCTCTGGGACATGGACGGCACCGTGGTTGACACGGAACCGTACTGGATGGCGGCCCAGCGCGATCTTGCCGCGACACATGGCGTGGAGTGGACCGCCGACGACGGCCGCTCCACTGTCGGGCAGGCCATGCAGGTCTCCGCGGCCATGCTTCAGAAACACGGCGTGCCGATGTCCGCGGAGGAGATCATCGACGAGCTCCTCAGGCGCGTTGTGGCGAAGCTCGAAGAGGGCATCCCGTGGCTCCCGGGCGCCGAAAGGATCCTCGCTGAACTCGCCGCGGCCCGGATTCCCTCGGCCTTGGTCACCATGGCCTTCAGCCCGGTCGCCACCCGCGTGGCATCCGCAGCACCCATCGGCACCTTCCACGCCGTCGTCGCCGGTGACATGGTCCCGCAGGGAAAGCCCCACCCGGCGCCATATTTGGCGGCCGCCGAACTCCTCGGCGTCGACCCCTCCAATTGTGTGGCCGTGGAGGATTCCGTCAGCGGCACAACAAGTGCGCAGGCCGCGGGCATGGACGTCGTGGTGGTCCCGGGAGTCGTCCAGCCCCCAGCCGCCGCCGGCCGCCACTTTGTGCCGTCGCTTGAGGCCGTCACCGTGGAGAGCCTCCGGAACATTCTCCGCGGGTAG
- a CDS encoding bifunctional 4-hydroxy-2-oxoglutarate aldolase/2-dehydro-3-deoxy-phosphogluconate aldolase gives MAHAPLHDWFDDDFFRIPVIAVLRGLTPDEAVRSATRAWDAGVRHVEVTIETPQAVRALAAVASAAAERGVAAGAGTIISLDQLDAAASANASFTVSPGLDDGIVEESIRRGIPHLPGVATASEILRAKAFGLSWLKAFPASVLGPEWVKAMKGPFPDVRFVATGGMKAASARTYLAAGVSVVGLSSDFSSDEGAAAVRDLLASVAGNAVRG, from the coding sequence TTGGCACACGCACCCCTCCACGACTGGTTTGACGACGACTTCTTCCGCATCCCCGTCATCGCCGTACTTCGCGGGCTCACCCCCGATGAAGCCGTCAGGTCCGCTACGCGGGCCTGGGACGCCGGCGTCCGGCACGTCGAAGTCACCATCGAAACACCCCAGGCCGTCCGCGCGCTGGCAGCTGTGGCCAGCGCCGCCGCCGAACGGGGCGTGGCCGCGGGCGCAGGAACCATCATCAGCCTCGATCAGCTGGACGCCGCCGCCTCCGCCAATGCGTCCTTCACCGTTTCGCCGGGGCTGGATGACGGCATCGTGGAGGAAAGCATCCGTCGCGGCATCCCGCACCTGCCCGGCGTGGCTACGGCGAGCGAGATTCTCCGTGCCAAAGCCTTCGGCCTGTCCTGGCTCAAGGCGTTCCCTGCCTCGGTTCTCGGCCCGGAGTGGGTCAAAGCCATGAAGGGTCCCTTCCCCGACGTGCGATTCGTGGCCACCGGCGGCATGAAGGCCGCCAGCGCACGCACGTACCTGGCAGCCGGGGTCAGCGTCGTAGGCTTGAGCTCAGACTTCTCCTCGGACGAGGGCGCGGCCGCCGTCCGGGATCTGCTCGCATCCGTCGCCGGGAACGCGGTGCGCGGATGA
- a CDS encoding sugar kinase — protein MNLDVLCVGETMAVVTPARAQPLSEAEECLLGYGGAESNVAAHLAEFGYRSGWASRLGQDPFGDRIMEGLTARGVDVSLVARDSTAPTGVYFKDPDLGHGARTLYYRAGSAASAMAPEDSGAWPLEQTGWIHTSGINAALSASCSALTERLLSHARTKGYKVSFDVNYRPALWNVDVAGRRLLELAGMATVVLVGLDEAAALWGCATAVEVSNLLPGPRHVIIKDSATEAVEFVREQNGEERAFRVPAHRVDVVEPVGAGDAFAAGYLAGLLRGDQPADRLALGHSFAAWTLGTRADFRPGHGTRPRSYATR, from the coding sequence ATGAACCTGGACGTGCTCTGCGTCGGAGAAACCATGGCCGTCGTTACGCCGGCAAGGGCTCAGCCGCTGAGCGAGGCTGAGGAATGTCTGCTGGGTTACGGGGGAGCGGAGTCCAATGTCGCCGCGCACCTGGCCGAATTCGGCTACCGGTCCGGGTGGGCAAGCCGCCTCGGCCAGGACCCGTTCGGGGACCGCATCATGGAGGGCCTGACCGCCCGGGGCGTGGACGTCAGCCTGGTCGCCCGCGACAGCACCGCCCCCACCGGCGTGTACTTCAAGGACCCCGACCTGGGGCATGGTGCCAGGACGCTCTACTACCGGGCCGGGTCGGCGGCCTCAGCCATGGCGCCCGAGGATTCCGGCGCCTGGCCGCTGGAGCAGACCGGCTGGATCCACACCAGCGGCATCAATGCGGCCCTGTCGGCCAGCTGCTCCGCGCTGACAGAGCGCCTCCTGAGCCACGCCAGGACGAAAGGCTACAAGGTTTCCTTCGACGTCAACTACCGCCCCGCGTTGTGGAACGTGGACGTCGCCGGCCGTCGGCTGCTGGAACTCGCCGGCATGGCAACCGTGGTCCTCGTTGGCCTGGACGAAGCAGCAGCGCTGTGGGGCTGCGCCACCGCCGTAGAAGTCTCGAACCTGCTGCCCGGTCCCCGGCACGTGATCATCAAGGACTCCGCAACTGAAGCGGTGGAATTCGTCCGGGAACAAAACGGGGAAGAACGCGCCTTCCGCGTCCCCGCCCACCGGGTTGACGTCGTCGAACCCGTCGGCGCGGGCGACGCGTTTGCTGCAGGATATCTGGCCGGACTGCTCCGGGGAGACCAGCCCGCCGACCGGCTCGCCCTGGGCCATTCCTTCGCAGCCTGGACGCTCGGAACCCGCGCCGACTTCCGCCCCGGCCACGGCACCAGGCCCCGCAGCTACGCCACCCGCTGA
- a CDS encoding carbohydrate ABC transporter permease, with amino-acid sequence MAVETLEATPALPARTSRRRPGKPAPKPRSWSLPRSPGGWIVLAACAIATLGMLVPVYVIITTALSGSTGAPNFFLAFPDAPSLDAFKGAWTKLHGSLANSLQITVPAALISCLLGSINGYILSKFPFRGSNALFTVLLVGMFIPFQAVIIPVFQFLNMLHLQGSIIGLIVVHIIYGIPITTLIFRNYYEGIPSAIIEAASIDGAGIWKTYARVMLPLSVPGFVVAGIFQCTNIWNDFLFGFILASPAAWPATVTLNNLIGTTTVDYSELMAGAVLVAAPTVLLYLVLGRFFVSGLTAGAVK; translated from the coding sequence ATGGCTGTCGAAACCCTCGAAGCGACCCCTGCCCTGCCCGCCCGCACGTCGCGCCGACGCCCCGGGAAGCCGGCCCCCAAGCCCCGGTCCTGGAGCCTGCCCAGGTCCCCGGGCGGCTGGATCGTCCTGGCCGCCTGCGCCATTGCCACCCTTGGCATGCTGGTGCCCGTGTACGTCATCATCACCACGGCGCTCTCCGGAAGCACCGGGGCGCCCAACTTCTTCCTGGCCTTCCCGGACGCGCCCAGCCTGGATGCCTTCAAGGGGGCCTGGACGAAACTCCACGGCTCCCTGGCCAACTCGCTGCAGATCACCGTCCCGGCCGCACTGATTTCCTGCCTCCTCGGATCGATCAACGGCTACATCCTCTCCAAGTTCCCGTTCCGGGGCTCCAATGCCCTGTTCACGGTGCTGCTGGTCGGCATGTTCATTCCGTTCCAGGCCGTCATCATTCCCGTCTTCCAGTTCCTGAACATGCTGCACCTGCAGGGAAGCATCATCGGCCTGATCGTGGTCCACATCATCTACGGCATCCCGATCACCACACTGATCTTCCGCAACTACTACGAAGGCATCCCCAGCGCCATCATCGAGGCCGCCTCCATTGACGGCGCCGGGATCTGGAAAACCTATGCCCGCGTGATGCTGCCGCTGTCCGTGCCCGGTTTTGTCGTCGCCGGAATCTTCCAGTGCACCAACATCTGGAATGACTTCCTCTTCGGCTTCATCCTGGCCTCCCCGGCCGCGTGGCCTGCCACCGTGACCCTGAACAACCTCATCGGAACCACCACAGTCGACTACTCCGAGCTGATGGCCGGCGCCGTGCTCGTTGCCGCACCCACCGTCCTGCTCTACCTCGTCCTGGGCCGGTTCTTCGTCAGCGGGCTCACCGCCGGAGCCGTCAAATGA
- a CDS encoding carbohydrate ABC transporter permease — MTTSTALPPAPASPGPRPKKQVPHNVKTSRRAAWIFAPSLLVSFLFVYVFIGITVYISLSNWKIGTSPDLSLRQPFGGTYAEIVKEQRFQADIRNVVIFTVIFLVLAILGGLIAALFIHHVSIGKGLFRTVFLLPYALSFIVTGVAWRWIFSPSTGVNEILRSMGIENPPGWTTDPTVLGALNDPSGTDFLKVQFGIPVALLPIIFAAAWQLVGFAMAMYLAGLASIPEEHLEAASVDGANIWQRLRHIVLPQLWPSTITCFVLLLHVALKIFDLVVAMSGSGPGFVTDVPGIYIYNYLTSRYDKASAMAIILLLLTLAVIVPYLIRGYRKERKA; from the coding sequence ATGACAACCTCAACAGCACTGCCGCCCGCGCCGGCCAGCCCCGGCCCGCGGCCCAAGAAACAAGTCCCCCATAACGTCAAGACCTCCCGCCGGGCAGCCTGGATCTTCGCACCCAGCCTTCTGGTCAGCTTCCTCTTCGTCTACGTCTTCATCGGCATCACGGTCTACATCTCCCTGTCGAACTGGAAGATCGGCACCAGCCCGGATCTGTCACTGCGCCAGCCTTTCGGAGGCACCTACGCCGAGATCGTGAAGGAACAGCGCTTCCAGGCAGACATCCGCAACGTGGTGATCTTCACCGTCATCTTCCTGGTCCTGGCCATCCTTGGCGGACTCATCGCAGCCCTCTTCATCCACCACGTCTCGATCGGCAAGGGCCTCTTCCGGACTGTCTTCCTCCTGCCCTACGCCCTGTCCTTCATCGTCACCGGTGTTGCCTGGCGCTGGATATTCTCCCCATCCACCGGCGTCAATGAAATCCTTCGGAGCATGGGCATCGAGAACCCGCCCGGCTGGACCACCGACCCGACCGTCCTGGGGGCACTGAACGACCCCTCCGGTACGGACTTCCTGAAGGTTCAATTCGGCATCCCGGTGGCGCTGCTTCCGATCATCTTCGCCGCGGCCTGGCAGCTCGTGGGCTTTGCAATGGCCATGTACCTGGCCGGCCTGGCCTCAATTCCGGAAGAACACCTGGAGGCGGCAAGCGTTGACGGCGCCAATATCTGGCAGCGCCTGCGCCACATCGTCCTGCCCCAGCTGTGGCCCTCCACCATCACCTGCTTCGTGCTCCTGCTGCACGTCGCCCTGAAAATCTTCGACCTCGTCGTCGCCATGTCCGGTTCCGGCCCCGGCTTCGTCACGGACGTCCCGGGCATCTACATCTACAACTACCTCACCAGCCGTTACGACAAAGCCTCGGCAATGGCGATCATCCTGCTCCTGCTAACCCTCGCGGTAATCGTTCCGTACCTCATCCGCGGATACCGCAAAGAGCGAAAGGCATAG